The Rhizobium sp. WSM4643 genome contains the following window.
GCTCTGAAATACGCGCCAGCGCCCTGGAGAAAACCTTTTCGCGAAAGCTTGGATCGCTGGCGTACATATCGCGCAGCAGCCGGCCTTCGAAGAAATGCAGTTCGCAGTTGGAACCGGCGCGGTATTCGAGACTCAACGTCTGCCTACGCAGGACCTCGAGCTCGCCGATGAGGCCGGATTTCGGAATAATCTCGACGATGAATTCCCTGCCGTCGGGCAGCATCGTACTGGCGCTGACCACCCCCGAATGGACGCGCGCGAAGGTATCGACGAGGACGCCGGCCCCGGCGATGACTTCGCCGCGCCGGAACCGCCGGACGCTCGACCGGCAGGAAAGAAATTCGTCGTCGATGACGATGCGGCTGTTGAGATGAATGCTGCCGTTAGCCGATATCGCCGGCTTGCCGATGCCGGCCCTGCGATCTGATGTGTGTGTCGCCCCATCCATGCGCATAACTCCGAATACTCGAATAACCATAGAAAATGCTGCACTGCATCATTTATATTGCCTTAATATGAGAGTCAAATAACATCAGCGAAATTTTACGTAAAGATAAAGCATCTATTTAGATTCAAAACAAAATATACATCACGAACTGAATTCAAAATCTCAGTTGAGCCAAAAAACCGCCGTTTGATCGAATATGACTGCCTATTAAAATGGCTTACTGAATTAAAAACAGCAATAATCGAAATGGTGATATCAAAACTGATAAATAAGTATCAGAAGATAATCGTCCCGAATTAGCTTAGATTGTCGTTTGAAATGAAAAGAAGGCCGTCATGGTGTAATCCAAACTCTCGATTGCCCGTTAGTAGCATAAACAATTTATTAAGGATTATGACCTTGGTAACAGACAACCAGAGTGCGGCGCAGCAAACTTTGAACGGTTCTTAATCGGAATGTTTTGGAGACCATCGATGACATGGGAAGCACATAGTTTCGAGGCCTGGTCGCGTGTCGGACGGTCCGCGAAAGACGGCGATCTCCATTCGTCCCGGCCTCGTGCCGCAGGCAGATCGTCGAAGCGAGCGATAGACCTTTTCATCGCAATCACGGCGCTGATCCTCCTTTCCCCGCTTCTGTTGATCGTCGCAATAATCGTGAAGATGAGCGACCGCGGCCCGGTCTTCTATTCCCATACGCGTATCGGCGTCGGCGGAGCGCCGTTCGGGTGCCTCAAGTTTCGCACGATGAAGACCGATGCGAGCGCTCAGCTTGCCGAATTGCTGCAAAACAACCCGGCTGCGCGAAGCGAATGGGAAGAGACACGCAAGCTGAAGGACGATCCGAGGGTTACAGCCGTCGGCGAGATCCTGAGGCGGTCGAGCATCGACGAACTCCCCCAGCTGATCAATATCGTGCGTGGCGACATGAGCCTTGTCGGCCCCCGGCCGATCACGGCCGAGGAATTGCCGCGCTACGGCGAGCATATTTGGGCCTACATGGCCGTCCGCCCGGGCCTGACCGGTCACTGGCAGACCAGCGGGCGCAACGATGTCAGTTATGAGTACCGGGTTTCCCTCGACGTTCACTATCTCGCCAACTGGTCGCTCGGCCGGGACTTCGTCATCATTGCCAAGACCATTCCCGCTCTGTTTTCGCAGCGCGGCTCTTACTGAGCATTCAGGGGAAGCTGCCGACCATGCGTGAAATCGGAAGACACGCTGCCCCCGTCCCTCCAAGCTGCCACTCCCTGGTTGCTCCGTGATCTCGCCATTTTGGATTAGGACGACATGACCTCAAGCACGATCTTCAGCGGTGTTTCTCCGATATCTCTGCCCGCCGCAGCCACTGGCGGGAATTCGCCGCTGACCTTGCGAGATATGCTCTTCTTTCTCAGGATGCGCTGGCGATGGATTGTGGCGACGACGCTCGTTTTCCTCGCAATGGCGGGGATCTATGTGCTGAGCGCCGAGCCGACTTTCGTTGCCAGCACGCAACTTGTGATCTTCCCTCAGGTGAGCGGCACCGAAGCACAAAGGTCTTTCGCCGAAGACGCATTCATAGAGGGACAGCTGGAGATCGCCAGATCCAGCGATGTCATCGGCGAAACGGTAAGGGCACTTGGTCTCGATACCGATCCTGGCTTTGTCGATCAGGCGCCTTCGCTGCAGGATAGAGCAAAGAACTGGTTGATGGGGATTTCCTCTGAATCAGATCCGGAATCGCAGGAAGCAGTAGGCACAGGGCCGCGCCAGGCACAGCCGCAGGCGGAGGACGATCGGATCCAGGATCGGGCCATCGCTACTCTGCTGAACATGATAGGAATACGCCGGGTCGGGAGCTCGACGATCATCGAGATCTCGGCTGCTGCGTCGACCCCTCAGAGGGCCGTCGACATCGCCGATATGCTCGCCAGGCAATATATCCAGAAGAATATCGCGATGAAGGCCAATGCCTCCCGGCAATACAGCGAATGGCTGGCAAGATTCGTAAGCGAGCAGCAGCGTGGACTGGCCGAAGCTGCCAGCGCCCTGGCCAGCTTTACAAGCAACCCGCGCGATCAGTTCAAGCTTGCGGAGCT
Protein-coding sequences here:
- a CDS encoding sugar transferase produces the protein MTWEAHSFEAWSRVGRSAKDGDLHSSRPRAAGRSSKRAIDLFIAITALILLSPLLLIVAIIVKMSDRGPVFYSHTRIGVGGAPFGCLKFRTMKTDASAQLAELLQNNPAARSEWEETRKLKDDPRVTAVGEILRRSSIDELPQLINIVRGDMSLVGPRPITAEELPRYGEHIWAYMAVRPGLTGHWQTSGRNDVSYEYRVSLDVHYLANWSLGRDFVIIAKTIPALFSQRGSY
- a CDS encoding Crp/Fnr family transcriptional regulator, which encodes MDGATHTSDRRAGIGKPAISANGSIHLNSRIVIDDEFLSCRSSVRRFRRGEVIAGAGVLVDTFARVHSGVVSASTMLPDGREFIVEIIPKSGLIGELEVLRRQTLSLEYRAGSNCELHFFEGRLLRDMYASDPSFREKVFSRALARISELELRIIANAASSLQSRLASTLLRLSAVYGKDAANSGDELIISQNDLAATLPASREKVNQCLRRLRENKIIDGGQGKIRILNRKALEACANGAVSVK